One segment of Meiothermus sp. DNA contains the following:
- a CDS encoding BMP family ABC transporter substrate-binding protein — protein sequence MRKTWLLGIVVTLVLGMGMAQQANLKACFIYVGPIGDVGWTYAHDEARRAAEKAIPGLSTQYVESVKPADTLATVDRLVSGGCNVIFTTSFDFMDPTLEAAKKYPNVIFAHASGFKRAPNMLTYMADFYQIYYLNGLMAGALTKSGKVGYVAAFPIPELKRHISAFALGVRAVNPRATVNVKWINAWFDPVKAREAAEALMAEGNDILAFTEDTATVIQTAARRKVPSFSHYNSMYKYAPDYVVSGQLVDWSVIYIDILKKVQNGTYTPNNLQNVDYWWLAKEKAVMLGAQVGMPINPKFEAALKQATLSVSGKRMSVYDRVMELYKDIQSANPRWDPFTGPIRDRNGVLRVPAGRKMTVKELNEMQWVAPGVVGPVPDEPK from the coding sequence ATGAGAAAGACTTGGTTGTTGGGCATTGTAGTGACCTTGGTTCTGGGTATGGGGATGGCCCAGCAGGCCAACCTGAAGGCCTGCTTCATTTACGTGGGCCCCATTGGCGATGTGGGTTGGACCTACGCCCACGATGAGGCCCGCCGGGCGGCAGAAAAGGCCATTCCGGGTCTTAGCACCCAGTACGTGGAGTCGGTCAAGCCGGCCGATACCCTGGCCACGGTAGACCGGCTGGTCTCGGGGGGTTGTAACGTGATTTTTACCACCTCCTTCGACTTCATGGATCCGACCCTCGAGGCTGCCAAAAAGTACCCGAACGTAATTTTTGCGCACGCATCCGGCTTCAAGCGGGCGCCCAACATGCTCACCTACATGGCCGACTTCTACCAGATTTACTACCTGAACGGCCTGATGGCCGGGGCCCTCACCAAGAGCGGCAAGGTAGGCTATGTAGCAGCCTTCCCCATCCCTGAACTCAAGCGCCATATCTCGGCTTTTGCTCTGGGGGTGCGTGCGGTTAACCCGCGGGCTACGGTGAACGTAAAGTGGATTAATGCCTGGTTCGATCCCGTCAAAGCTCGCGAAGCTGCCGAGGCCCTGATGGCCGAGGGCAACGACATTCTGGCCTTCACCGAGGACACCGCCACCGTCATCCAGACTGCGGCCCGGCGCAAGGTGCCCAGCTTCAGCCACTACAACTCCATGTATAAGTACGCCCCCGACTACGTGGTCTCGGGCCAGTTGGTGGACTGGAGCGTTATCTACATCGACATCCTGAAGAAAGTCCAGAACGGCACCTACACCCCCAATAACCTGCAAAACGTAGACTACTGGTGGCTTGCCAAGGAAAAAGCGGTCATGCTGGGGGCCCAGGTGGGCATGCCCATCAACCCCAAGTTCGAGGCGGCCCTCAAGCAGGCGACCCTGAGCGTGAGCGGCAAGCGCATGAGCGTATATGACCGGGTGATGGAGCTCTATAAGGATATCCAGAGCGCCAACCCCAGATGGGACCCCTTCACGGGCCCCATCCGTGACCGCAATGGGGTGCTGCGCGTACCGGCGGGGCGCAAGATGACCGTCAAGGAACTCAACGAAATGCAGTGGGTGGCCCCCGGGGTGGTCGGCCCGGTGCCGGACGAACCCAAATAA
- the ade gene encoding adenine deaminase — MSITLSDLQYAVDAAMGRRPGTLLLKNVRLVNVFSLTVQPTHILLAGPLVAAVGPEYAGAEALEVLDLEGRVVAPGLIDGHVHLESSLVSPAEYARGVVPRGVTGVVTDPHEIGNVAGVAGIEWLMEASEGLPLEVWITVPSSVPSTPLETSGATLGQTEIEHLLAHPRVVGVAELMSFPAILAADAHELSKVLLAERFRKSPEGHAPTLTGRPLQGYLATGIASDHESTTLEEGRAKLEAGCFLMVREGSTTRNLEALAPLLKPQYADRIGLVTDDRLPSDLLREGGVDFLVRKAIALGAGPAYAIRAGSWNVARHYRLMRRGAVAPGFQADLVVLDDLQTFQAAQVYQRGRLVAEQGRLRVELPKTRVSAAVSGTVKLPALRPQDLRIPAFPGKARVVRAIPHQVLTAEEHTEPTVRNGEVVADPARDLAKLVCLERYGKNGQIGKSLVTAFGLQKGALACTVGHDHHNLMAVGVSDDDIVTAAQRLQALGGGMIAVADGEVLAELALPIAGLITDEPLEQVNAKLQALEAAARQLGVTLPDPYMVLSFLGLAVIPELRLTDYGLVDVHKGTLVPLAVES, encoded by the coding sequence ATGAGCATCACGCTATCCGATCTCCAGTACGCAGTGGACGCAGCCATGGGCCGCCGTCCGGGAACCTTGCTTTTGAAGAATGTGCGCCTCGTCAATGTGTTTAGCCTGACCGTGCAGCCCACCCACATCCTGCTGGCCGGCCCCCTGGTGGCGGCGGTGGGCCCGGAGTATGCCGGGGCCGAGGCCCTCGAGGTACTGGATTTAGAGGGCCGCGTGGTGGCTCCGGGGCTGATTGATGGGCACGTACACCTCGAGAGCTCCCTAGTCTCGCCCGCCGAGTATGCCCGTGGCGTGGTGCCGCGGGGCGTGACCGGGGTGGTAACCGACCCCCACGAAATTGGCAACGTGGCAGGGGTAGCGGGGATTGAGTGGCTGATGGAGGCCAGCGAAGGGCTGCCGCTTGAGGTCTGGATCACGGTGCCGTCCTCGGTGCCCTCTACCCCCCTGGAAACCAGCGGGGCCACGCTGGGCCAGACCGAAATAGAGCATTTGCTGGCCCATCCGCGGGTGGTGGGGGTGGCCGAGCTGATGAGCTTTCCGGCCATTCTGGCCGCTGATGCACACGAACTAAGCAAGGTACTGCTGGCCGAACGCTTCCGCAAGTCGCCCGAGGGCCACGCCCCCACCCTGACCGGGCGGCCTTTGCAGGGCTACCTGGCCACCGGTATCGCCTCCGACCACGAAAGCACCACCCTGGAGGAGGGCAGGGCCAAGCTCGAGGCAGGTTGCTTTCTGATGGTGCGCGAAGGCTCGACTACCCGCAACCTCGAGGCCCTGGCACCGCTCCTGAAACCCCAGTACGCCGACCGCATCGGGCTGGTGACCGACGACCGGCTGCCTTCGGACTTGCTGCGCGAGGGGGGGGTGGATTTCCTGGTGCGCAAGGCCATTGCCTTGGGAGCAGGCCCTGCCTATGCCATTCGCGCCGGAAGCTGGAATGTGGCCCGCCACTACCGGCTTATGCGCCGGGGTGCGGTGGCGCCGGGCTTCCAGGCCGATTTGGTGGTCCTAGACGATTTGCAAACCTTTCAAGCCGCCCAGGTTTACCAGCGGGGCCGCCTGGTGGCCGAGCAGGGGCGGCTCCGGGTTGAGCTGCCCAAAACCAGGGTCTCGGCGGCGGTTTCCGGCACGGTCAAACTACCCGCACTGCGGCCCCAAGACCTGCGGATTCCGGCTTTTCCCGGCAAGGCCCGGGTGGTGCGGGCCATTCCCCACCAGGTACTGACCGCCGAGGAGCATACCGAGCCGACCGTGCGCAACGGAGAAGTAGTGGCCGACCCCGCGCGCGACCTGGCCAAGCTCGTCTGCCTCGAGCGCTACGGCAAAAACGGCCAGATCGGTAAGAGCCTGGTAACGGCCTTTGGGCTGCAAAAAGGGGCGCTGGCCTGCACGGTAGGCCACGACCACCACAACCTGATGGCGGTAGGGGTCTCGGATGACGATATAGTGACGGCGGCTCAGAGGCTTCAGGCCCTGGGTGGGGGCATGATTGCCGTGGCCGACGGCGAGGTGCTGGCCGAGCTGGCCCTGCCCATTGCGGGCCTGATTACCGACGAGCCCTTAGAACAGGTCAACGCCAAGCTACAGGCCCTCGAGGCCGCCGCCCGGCAACTGGGCGTCACCCTGCCCGATCCCTACATGGTGCTTTCATTCCTGGGCCTGGCGGTGATTCCCGAGCTTCGCCTGACCGACTACGGGCTGGTGGACGTGCACAAGGGAACCCTGGTGCCGCTGGCGGTCGAAAGCTGA
- the guaD gene encoding guanine deaminase — protein MILILRGLVVHTPKNPFRETSALQAFSDGGLAIAEGRIAAVGSFAEVARQFPGARVQDCREGILLPGLVDTHVHYPQTRVIGAMGYSLLDWLEKRTLPLEAQLADNKLARELAREFVKLLLRNGTTTALVFGSHFQGATANLFGAALDAGLRVIAGQVCSDRLLLPQLHTTPEQSYTEQKMLIRRFHGRGKLRYAVTPRFALSASEAMLEVCQTLLQEHPDLHFTTHLNENTEEIRTVAELFPWSKNYLQTYDRFGLVGQRSVFAHNVHPTEPELQRLAEVRAAVAHCPSSNAFIGSGIFPMHRHLRFGVRFALGSDVGGGTGFSLLKEGLTAYIAQRYAQDGVNLTPAHLLYLATQAGAEILGLGEEVGSFALGKAADVVWLKPEERSTLEVHFRQLDSVEQLLGSLFTLHGEAKVHKVWLEGREAPLD, from the coding sequence ATGATCTTAATATTGCGTGGCCTGGTGGTTCATACGCCCAAAAACCCTTTTCGCGAGACCAGTGCGCTGCAAGCCTTTTCCGATGGTGGGCTGGCGATTGCCGAAGGCCGGATTGCGGCTGTGGGCAGTTTTGCCGAGGTGGCCCGGCAGTTTCCTGGTGCACGGGTGCAGGACTGCCGCGAGGGGATCTTGCTGCCGGGGCTGGTGGATACCCATGTGCATTACCCGCAAACCCGCGTAATCGGGGCCATGGGCTACTCTTTGCTCGACTGGCTGGAAAAGCGCACCTTGCCTTTAGAAGCCCAGCTTGCCGACAACAAGCTGGCCCGCGAGCTGGCCCGGGAGTTCGTCAAGCTGCTTCTGCGCAACGGCACCACCACGGCCCTGGTGTTTGGCTCGCACTTCCAGGGGGCCACCGCCAACCTTTTCGGAGCCGCCCTGGACGCAGGGCTTCGTGTTATAGCCGGCCAGGTCTGCTCGGATCGCCTGCTGCTGCCCCAACTGCACACCACCCCCGAGCAGAGCTACACCGAGCAAAAAATGCTCATCCGGCGCTTTCATGGCCGGGGCAAGCTGCGCTACGCGGTTACACCGCGCTTTGCGCTCTCGGCTTCGGAGGCTATGCTCGAGGTCTGCCAGACCCTTCTGCAAGAGCACCCCGACCTGCACTTCACCACCCACCTCAACGAGAACACCGAGGAGATACGTACCGTGGCGGAGCTTTTCCCCTGGAGTAAAAACTACCTCCAGACCTACGATCGCTTTGGCCTGGTAGGGCAGCGTTCGGTGTTTGCCCACAACGTGCACCCTACCGAGCCAGAACTGCAGCGGCTGGCCGAGGTGAGGGCTGCCGTGGCTCACTGTCCTAGCTCCAACGCCTTTATCGGCAGCGGCATCTTTCCTATGCATCGTCACCTGCGTTTCGGGGTGCGCTTTGCGCTGGGTTCGGACGTGGGGGGTGGCACCGGATTCAGCCTTTTGAAGGAGGGTCTTACGGCCTACATTGCCCAGCGCTATGCCCAGGACGGTGTGAACCTGACCCCCGCCCACCTGCTCTATCTGGCGACCCAGGCGGGCGCCGAAATTCTGGGCCTGGGCGAGGAAGTCGGTAGTTTTGCGCTGGGCAAGGCTGCCGATGTGGTCTGGCTCAAGCCCGAGGAAAGGAGCACCCTGGAAGTCCATTTCCGTCAGCTAGACTCCGTGGAGCAGCTACTGGGGTCGCTCTTCACCCTGCATGGCGAGGCCAAGGTACACAAGGTCTGGCTCGAGGGCCGGGAAGCCCCCCTGGACTGA
- a CDS encoding NUDIX hydrolase, with protein MLSRMEQVYVLPAKAFPPARDTLIPLEPELLKRIELEGFFMERAQAEEDPRYRQIIPYALVRYQARHFLMRRTRGGGEARLHNLYTLGVGGHINPQDQRGPEASPLLEGLRRELLEEVGVRRYSAEPVGLIVMSDTPVSCVHAGVVFVVESEDEPRVQEAEKLEGRLAAQADIQAIYEGLEGWSRLIVDWLRALYS; from the coding sequence ATGTTGAGCCGCATGGAACAGGTCTATGTGCTTCCAGCAAAGGCGTTCCCGCCTGCAAGGGATACCCTTATTCCCCTCGAGCCCGAACTGCTCAAGAGAATCGAACTTGAGGGCTTCTTCATGGAACGCGCACAGGCTGAAGAAGACCCCCGCTACCGGCAGATCATCCCCTACGCCCTGGTGCGCTACCAGGCCCGCCACTTTCTGATGCGGCGCACCCGGGGAGGCGGGGAGGCCCGTTTGCATAACCTCTACACCCTTGGGGTGGGCGGCCACATCAACCCCCAGGACCAGCGCGGCCCGGAGGCCAGCCCCTTGCTGGAGGGTCTGCGCCGTGAGCTGCTGGAGGAGGTAGGGGTGCGCCGCTACAGCGCTGAGCCAGTGGGCCTGATCGTGATGTCCGATACGCCGGTCAGCTGCGTGCACGCGGGTGTGGTGTTTGTAGTGGAGTCTGAAGACGAGCCCCGGGTGCAGGAGGCGGAAAAGCTCGAGGGCCGTCTGGCTGCTCAAGCCGATATTCAGGCGATTTATGAAGGGCTCGAGGGCTGGTCGAGGTTGATAGTGGACTGGCTCAGGGCTCTATATTCTTGA
- a CDS encoding Dam family site-specific DNA-(adenine-N6)-methyltransferase: MVAEPLFRMSLSPLLKWAGGKRWLVKHLEPYWRIHRHRIFVEPFVGGMGVTLGLLPEKALLNDANYHLINFYEWVRRGLNIDIPLVYDRDIYLSHRARFNRLIREGKADTAEAAALFYYLNRTGYNGLCRFNASGEFNVPFGKYKTINYQTDFTAYKQTFRGWEFTSGDFSKMEFDSDSFVYADPPYDVEFTHYSPGGFSWADQVRLVEFLEPHRGPVIISNQLTDRIYVLYKKFGYSVRTLSAPRRISCNGNRQDALEVLAFKNIEP; this comes from the coding sequence ATGGTAGCTGAACCATTATTTCGGATGAGTCTATCACCCCTTCTGAAGTGGGCCGGAGGAAAGCGCTGGTTGGTAAAGCATCTAGAACCCTACTGGCGCATTCACCGCCACCGCATCTTCGTAGAACCCTTCGTAGGCGGAATGGGCGTAACGCTGGGTTTACTACCAGAGAAAGCGTTACTTAATGACGCCAACTACCACCTTATCAACTTTTATGAGTGGGTTCGCCGTGGTTTGAACATAGATATTCCCTTAGTTTATGACAGGGACATCTACCTATCTCACCGTGCCCGTTTCAACCGGCTCATCAGAGAAGGTAAAGCCGATACAGCAGAAGCCGCAGCACTGTTCTACTATCTCAACCGCACTGGCTACAACGGCCTTTGTCGCTTTAACGCTTCAGGTGAATTCAACGTTCCCTTCGGTAAATACAAAACTATCAATTATCAAACAGATTTCACCGCTTACAAACAAACATTCCGTGGATGGGAGTTCACATCTGGTGACTTCAGCAAAATGGAGTTCGACTCTGATTCATTTGTCTATGCTGACCCTCCATACGATGTCGAGTTTACTCACTACAGCCCAGGGGGATTCTCGTGGGCAGACCAGGTTAGGCTGGTTGAGTTTTTGGAGCCACATCGCGGGCCCGTGATTATTTCCAATCAACTTACCGACCGAATTTATGTTCTGTACAAGAAGTTTGGTTATTCTGTCAGAACTTTGTCTGCGCCGCGACGTATCAGTTGCAATGGCAATCGTCAGGATGCGCTTGAAGTTTTAGCCTTCAAGAATATAGAGCCCTGA
- a CDS encoding PD-(D/E)XK nuclease superfamily protein: MSARLRERIKNLLEQTLKNCELDEYVIESEYLSPLGSAIREAERRIDIAVLKKDKNDLKPYLYIECKEQKTSGSAEDKLFRALEEAKRDRLLGVHSIVVFAGAGFRQSYERWAMVEGFVREEYADLWFKRFFCRD; this comes from the coding sequence ATGTCGGCACGCTTACGTGAGCGCATCAAGAACCTTCTTGAGCAAACTCTCAAAAATTGTGAGCTCGATGAATACGTGATTGAGTCTGAATATTTATCCCCTCTTGGAAGCGCTATTCGAGAAGCTGAGAGGAGGATTGACATTGCTGTCCTAAAAAAAGACAAAAACGATCTCAAGCCCTATCTTTACATCGAATGTAAGGAACAAAAAACCAGCGGCTCAGCAGAAGACAAATTGTTCAGGGCTCTGGAAGAAGCCAAACGAGACCGGCTGCTTGGCGTTCATTCCATTGTGGTATTTGCCGGAGCAGGATTTCGCCAGTCATATGAAAGGTGGGCAATGGTAGAAGGGTTCGTGCGTGAAGAATACGCAGACCTCTGGTTTAAGCGATTTTTTTGCAGAGACTAG
- a CDS encoding 3-hydroxyacyl-CoA dehydrogenase/enoyl-CoA hydratase family protein, whose amino-acid sequence MRIKKIGVVGSGTMGGAIAALAASAGVPVVMLDIPGQEDKLELVKKGLERQLKSKPASFMDKSRAALIELGTTEELEKLKDCDWIVEVIIEKPEPKQALFARLEALGTGAIVSSNTSGIPMKTLLEGRGEAFRKRFLGTHFFAPVRYLHLLELIPTPDTDPAVLEAMRQFGERILGKGTVLCKDAPGFIANRLGVFGMTQAMRLMMSEGLTIDEVDALTGPLVGRPKSATFRTGDISGLDVLKLVSTELSHTTGEDFAMPNWVENLIAQNHLGDKTGAGFYKKVGKDIFTYDYQTGEYKPQQKLRLDEIGAIKDLPLNERLQKVGELPGKYGAFARKLFLINAHYALEKAPEIAYDIVSVDRALEWGFAWEQGPFKNMDAVGLDYLRRGFAELGLNEPELLKKAQGRFYKDGTYLGFDGQYHPIPHEEGVIRLAQVKGAGRTLLESKDYALLDLGDGVALFENRAKMGTWGEGSIGGLHKALDWVEAQGYAGLVIGHEDPRTFSAGANLALVLMAAQEGAWDDLELATRRFQQTAMRLRRAPFPVVAAPFGLTLGGGAEFSLHSSAIQAHAELYMGLVETGVGLLPGGGGTKEMLFRFTQELSAYGPEIDLFEGVKRAFQMIMLAQTSTSALEARNMGFLRQGDGISMNRDRLIADAKRRVLFMAPDFVPQAPMKIRALGAEGLGNLRYALWQFQEAKQASEHDVVVGNAVAYVLCGGDGPAREVTEQDILDLEREGFLKLLGTKKTQERIAHTLKTGKPLRN is encoded by the coding sequence ATGCGAATCAAGAAGATCGGTGTGGTGGGTTCGGGCACGATGGGTGGCGCGATAGCAGCACTGGCGGCCTCCGCAGGGGTGCCGGTGGTCATGCTGGATATACCTGGCCAGGAAGACAAACTCGAGCTGGTCAAAAAAGGCCTCGAGCGCCAGCTCAAAAGCAAACCGGCCAGCTTCATGGACAAAAGCCGGGCCGCCCTTATCGAGCTGGGTACCACCGAAGAGCTGGAAAAGCTAAAGGACTGCGACTGGATCGTGGAGGTCATCATCGAGAAGCCAGAGCCCAAGCAGGCCCTGTTTGCCCGGCTCGAGGCCCTGGGTACAGGGGCCATCGTGAGCTCCAATACCTCCGGCATTCCCATGAAAACGCTTCTGGAGGGGAGGGGCGAGGCCTTCCGCAAGCGCTTTTTGGGTACGCACTTCTTTGCGCCGGTACGCTACTTGCACCTTTTAGAGCTGATCCCCACCCCCGACACCGACCCGGCCGTGTTGGAAGCCATGCGCCAGTTTGGCGAGCGTATTCTGGGCAAGGGTACCGTCCTTTGTAAGGACGCGCCCGGCTTCATCGCCAATCGGCTGGGGGTGTTCGGCATGACCCAGGCCATGCGCCTGATGATGTCCGAGGGCCTTACCATCGACGAAGTCGATGCCCTCACCGGCCCGCTGGTAGGCCGCCCCAAGAGCGCCACCTTCCGCACCGGCGACATCTCCGGCCTGGACGTGCTGAAGCTGGTCTCAACGGAACTCTCGCACACCACCGGCGAAGACTTCGCCATGCCCAACTGGGTGGAAAACCTGATTGCTCAAAACCACCTGGGCGACAAGACCGGCGCGGGCTTCTACAAGAAGGTCGGAAAGGACATCTTCACCTACGACTACCAGACCGGCGAGTATAAGCCCCAGCAAAAGCTGCGCCTGGACGAGATAGGAGCCATCAAGGATCTGCCCCTGAATGAGCGGCTCCAGAAGGTCGGTGAGCTGCCCGGCAAGTACGGCGCCTTTGCCCGCAAGCTGTTCTTGATCAATGCCCATTACGCCCTCGAGAAGGCCCCGGAAATTGCCTACGATATCGTCTCGGTAGACCGGGCCCTGGAGTGGGGCTTTGCCTGGGAGCAAGGCCCCTTCAAGAACATGGACGCGGTGGGCCTGGACTATCTGCGCCGGGGCTTTGCCGAGCTGGGCCTGAACGAGCCGGAACTCCTCAAGAAGGCCCAGGGCCGTTTTTATAAGGACGGTACCTACCTGGGCTTCGACGGCCAGTACCACCCTATCCCGCACGAGGAAGGGGTCATCCGGCTGGCGCAGGTCAAGGGTGCGGGCCGGACACTTTTAGAAAGCAAAGACTACGCCCTGCTCGACCTGGGCGATGGGGTGGCCCTCTTCGAGAACCGCGCCAAGATGGGCACCTGGGGTGAGGGCTCCATCGGCGGACTGCATAAAGCCCTGGACTGGGTGGAGGCCCAGGGCTACGCAGGGCTGGTGATTGGGCACGAAGACCCCCGCACTTTCAGCGCCGGAGCCAACCTGGCCCTGGTTTTGATGGCGGCCCAGGAAGGGGCCTGGGATGACCTCGAGCTCGCCACCCGCCGCTTCCAGCAGACCGCCATGCGCCTGCGCCGGGCCCCTTTCCCGGTGGTGGCCGCGCCCTTTGGCCTCACCCTGGGCGGGGGGGCCGAGTTCAGCCTGCACAGCAGCGCCATTCAAGCCCACGCCGAGCTTTATATGGGTCTGGTCGAGACCGGCGTGGGGCTGTTGCCGGGCGGTGGCGGCACCAAGGAGATGCTCTTCCGCTTCACCCAGGAGCTTTCGGCCTATGGGCCTGAGATCGACCTGTTCGAAGGCGTTAAGCGAGCCTTTCAGATGATCATGCTGGCCCAGACCTCCACCAGCGCATTGGAAGCGCGTAATATGGGCTTCCTGCGGCAAGGGGACGGCATCAGCATGAACCGCGACCGCCTGATTGCCGATGCCAAGCGGCGGGTGCTGTTTATGGCCCCTGACTTTGTACCCCAGGCCCCCATGAAAATCCGTGCCCTGGGTGCCGAGGGGTTGGGCAACCTGCGCTATGCCCTCTGGCAGTTCCAGGAAGCCAAACAGGCCAGCGAGCACGATGTGGTGGTAGGGAATGCCGTGGCCTATGTGCTTTGTGGCGGGGACGGGCCCGCCCGCGAAGTGACGGAGCAGGACATTCTGGATTTAGAACGCGAGGGCTTCCTGAAACTCCTGGGCACCAAGAAAACCCAGGAGCGCATCGCCCACACACTCAAGACCGGAAAGCCCCTGCGAAACTAG
- a CDS encoding DUF4442 domain-containing protein produces the protein MTLPFSRSKPESWRSRLWRWSFNLFPAYRGTGGRVIYTAPDWREVHVALSLNWRTCNYVGTLFGGSLYGAIDPIYMLMLIKNLGQGYVVWDKAASIRFRKPGRTTLFARIVLTDKELGVIRQKLDENPSIDRVYPVELVDAWGVVHASFEKTLYINKADKEL, from the coding sequence ATGACCCTGCCTTTCTCGAGGTCCAAGCCCGAGTCCTGGCGCAGTCGGTTGTGGCGGTGGAGCTTCAACCTTTTTCCTGCGTACAGGGGTACGGGGGGGCGGGTCATTTATACTGCCCCGGACTGGAGAGAGGTGCACGTGGCGTTGTCGCTCAACTGGCGTACCTGCAACTACGTGGGCACCCTATTTGGCGGCAGCCTATATGGCGCAATAGACCCCATCTACATGCTGATGCTTATCAAAAACCTGGGGCAGGGTTATGTTGTCTGGGACAAGGCAGCCTCCATTCGTTTTCGTAAGCCCGGAAGAACCACCCTGTTTGCCCGCATTGTGCTTACAGATAAGGAACTTGGGGTGATTCGTCAGAAGCTGGATGAGAACCCCTCCATTGACCGCGTGTACCCTGTAGAGCTCGTTGATGCTTGGGGTGTGGTGCATGCCAGCTTTGAAAAGACCCTCTACATAAATAAAGCCGATAAGGAGTTGTGA
- a CDS encoding thiolase family protein, translated as MREAVIVSAVRSAVGRGKSDGSLASVHPIDLSATVMKAAVEKVGLNPALIEDIQWGCAMPEASQGLNVARLSMLRAGFPVEVSAATINRFCSSGLQSVAYAAQAIMSGMNEVVLAGGVEMMSQVPMSGYHTQLHPELTEAYIGMGYTAERVAERWGVSRAEQDAWALRSHQKAMEAQARGAFDDQIVAIPVKKVHWKGSKKQVEETLFSKDELPRADTSLERLAKLRPAFKEGGTVTAGNASPYSDGAAALLVMSADKAQALGLKPLARFISFATGGVEPDIMGVGPIKAVPKALAKAGIGLDDLKLIEFNEAFAAQVLAVMAELQMNPEKVNVNGGAIALGHPLGATGAKLTTQLIHELAKRGGGLGMVTMCIGGGMGAAGVFEVFAQA; from the coding sequence ATGAGAGAAGCCGTAATCGTCAGTGCAGTTCGCAGCGCCGTGGGGCGCGGCAAAAGCGATGGAAGTTTGGCCTCGGTGCACCCGATTGACCTTTCGGCCACAGTGATGAAGGCGGCTGTGGAAAAGGTTGGGTTGAACCCTGCCCTCATCGAGGATATCCAGTGGGGCTGCGCCATGCCCGAGGCCAGCCAGGGTCTCAACGTGGCCCGGCTCTCCATGCTGCGGGCCGGTTTTCCGGTGGAGGTCTCGGCAGCCACCATCAACCGCTTCTGCTCCTCGGGCCTGCAAAGTGTGGCCTATGCGGCTCAAGCCATTATGTCCGGCATGAACGAGGTGGTTTTGGCCGGCGGGGTAGAAATGATGAGCCAGGTGCCCATGTCGGGCTACCACACCCAGCTCCACCCTGAGCTGACCGAGGCCTATATCGGCATGGGCTATACCGCCGAGCGGGTGGCCGAACGCTGGGGGGTCAGCCGCGCCGAGCAGGATGCCTGGGCGTTGCGCAGCCACCAGAAAGCCATGGAAGCCCAGGCCCGGGGGGCCTTCGACGATCAGATTGTGGCCATCCCGGTGAAGAAAGTGCACTGGAAGGGCAGCAAAAAGCAGGTAGAGGAAACCCTTTTCTCCAAGGACGAGCTGCCCCGGGCCGACACCAGCCTCGAGCGCCTCGCCAAACTGCGCCCCGCTTTCAAGGAGGGCGGTACCGTGACGGCAGGCAATGCTTCGCCTTACTCCGACGGGGCGGCGGCCCTGCTGGTGATGAGTGCAGACAAAGCTCAGGCGCTGGGCCTGAAGCCGCTGGCCCGCTTTATTTCTTTTGCGACGGGCGGGGTGGAACCGGACATCATGGGGGTGGGGCCCATCAAGGCGGTGCCCAAGGCTTTGGCCAAAGCCGGTATTGGCCTGGACGACCTCAAGCTCATCGAGTTCAACGAAGCCTTTGCCGCGCAGGTGCTGGCCGTTATGGCGGAGCTCCAGATGAACCCCGAGAAGGTCAACGTCAACGGAGGGGCTATTGCCCTGGGTCACCCCCTGGGTGCTACGGGCGCCAAGCTCACCACCCAACTCATCCACGAACTCGCAAAGCGCGGGGGCGGGTTGGGGATGGTGACCATGTGCATTGGCGGCGGGATGGGCGCGGCGGGGGTTTTTGAGGTGTTTGCCCAAGCCTGA